From the Anguilla rostrata isolate EN2019 chromosome 5, ASM1855537v3, whole genome shotgun sequence genome, the window aaatatctgTGCAATGCACAACATTTAACTCAAGTTATCTGAATTATGTAACTATGGAAACTAACCAATTTCATTTAAGAAAGGCCAATTTCACCTGAAGACGGAAATTTCAGTATATGGCTCCATAGAAGTAATACCACAGAAACTCACCCATTCTCTGGAAGAAAAACAGCGCTTGGAGACCATCTGTCCAGACAAATTTGTTTAAGTTCAGCCACCGCAGGTTCTGTGTGCCGAAAAAAAGAAGCATATCCACTGAGTCCAATGTAATGGCGCTCTACTACATATCTAGAACACGTTCCTAATCACACCCCctctgcatacacacacaaaaatacacgcAAAATACCCCAGGAGTCCTAAGGACATCTGCCTCTTTGTCCACTGTCTCAACATAATCCCAGTTCGCTGTTATGCACCCCACACTCTGCCCCGCAGTACCATGAGCCAGCAGTGGGAGGCGATGGTGAGGGCCAGGTAGAGCAGGCAGACCAGCAGCAGGGCCCTGAAGCGCTCCAGCAGCAGGGACATCAGGCCCACCTGGAACACGTAGGTGTTGAACAGCATCAGCAGGACGATCATCAGGTTGAACAGGACGCCGATGTCCTGGATGCTGAAACAGGGAGACGTCCTTTTTTACTGAGGTAATCGTATCGCACTTGCACTTTGTCATCACACATTTCATAACTCACAGGTTCTTCAACTGTGAGAAAACCATCTTCTCTTCCCTTTTTGGAAAAGTACCTGACTGTGCATTCAATCTGTTGCCTcactggggtaaaaaaaaaaaaacaaggctgaAAAAGGCTTTGGCCCGAAACATTGGGTGTTTTACTGTACTACTCTGTTTATAGGGAAAGCACTAAGAtaaaattttaaagaattttgCTCTAATCCACAAATTATTAGAActctttgttatttattttatttaaccattttttaaCCAGGGAAGCTAATCGGAaacaaattctcatttgcaCTTACGAACTGGCCAATAAGTCAAAACAGACATATAATGAAAGACACAGACAAAACGGTTTAAAAATACAGGGCTCCGAGCAGGCAAACCAATTTAAGAAAGTGCAGGAGTCTGTGAGGTTAATGAAAGTAACATAAGTTCATACAAATATACTTAATAAATCTGTTCTCTGCTTTCAGGGAATACTGACAAAAATATCCCTTCATCTGCTAACTTTTGCAGTTCATGAAAAGGTCgatttatatttgtttgctaACCTTTAATGTGTATTGCCCTCAAAGATGCACACTGCACCCAAAGTGATTGCCTATCAAAGTTAACAGCGTTTCCTGTAATAATTAAGCTGATTTGACTAGTGAGTTCTGTCTGATTGTTTACGTCCTCTAACATGACCTGAAGAATCACTGCTGCAGCAAGAGACACATTTAAGAGAACGCTTTGGAATTTACCAATGGATTACACAGATAAGTGGAATGCTAGTTAATTGGCACACCTGTTGGGTAGTGTTAATCCGTCCCATTCCCTAAGACATAGCCACCACAACATAAAgagctaaatgaaaaaaagtttggCAGCGCAGTATAAATGTTTTGTGGATTTGGTATGGCTTCGGATTTTTGTTATgttctttaaaattaaaacagaaagaatACAGCAGGCTTGGTAGTGCACCATGTGAGGCACAGTAATGCCCCTAGTCTCACCATGAGGTAGTGACACCTACCATCTGTGCCCTCTTGCTCCTGCCATAGAGGACAGAGGATTTACAGGGCAGCATTACATCAGCTTATCGGTCTGCGCTTTTACCCCCACACGCGTTATTCAATACACTGCAGACGCACCGGGGACTTGCCGCATTAATCCCATTAAATCCTACCATGCCCTGAAGCTTTCCACAGAAATGATTTACTCAtattgggaaaaaaaggtttcGGCCCTGCGATTGTGAAGAGAAATTTAAAACCTGTCCAGATGTAATGTAAgcatatttgtgtatttcttATTGCAAACAAATGGAACTGTTTTGGGTGTACTTTTTCCCATTATTAttcatgttgttgttttaatacgTGGTGTTTTAATACATGGAAACCGCTTACTCCTGGTGAGAATAACAGGACGGCAGCCCATCCCAGAATACATTGGGTGAAAGggaggaatacaccctgaacaggtcaccagtccattgCAAGGTTACATGGTATTATGTGTCCACCATTACCTTGTGACTGTAAATTTGTTATTGCACAAAGACATGGACAAGAACAGGCCCACAGGTACAGTGAAGTTCTCTATATTCAGTCGTACTACCTGGTAAAAAGCATGCAGAGCTGATATTAGACCTGATGAAACTACTCATCTACTTTATTTTAAAGCCACTGGTATCTAAACATGGACATGGAGTCAGAGGAATACCTTTCATGTACGGCTTTGACGTGCAGTCAAATGGTGCCCAATTTACCAGCAAGGGTCACAAGATAGCAATAGAATGCAGACCCCTAACCAACTGAATACTCCCCTAACCAGAGGGGTAATGCAATTGCCAATTGCGCGtcaccctatggagctaccagccagttgacactggcacagtctggattcaatcCAGGACCATGGGGCTCGTCCATCTACCACAACATGGTACCATCATCAAatgaaccacccagcagccccacactATAATTTTGATGTTCTTCCTCCGTTATCTCTTTCCCTTCTTTCTGCACTAGtgcctcactctctccttctcatcTACCCCTGTTAACCATcgcccttctccccctccccttgaCTCACATGTAGAGCACCAGCTGGGCTACAGGTGTGGTCCAAAGCAGCTCGCTGAAGGAGTTGACCAGGAGGTCGTAGGTCAGCAGCATGAGCTGGACCAGCAGCACCAGTGAGTAGTTGTCAGTCTGAAGCATCTCCCTGCAGATCCAGGCCTCTGGATGCAGGGACTGATTAGTGAGGAGGTCCTCGAAGCCGCCTTCCGCCCGATTCTTCCGTCACCCCAGCCTGTGCCTGATGGGACCAACACCTGGGATGACAGTCTCTTTCTCAGAACACTCTCCGTGACCGCAAGGGAACGCCCGTATGGATCAACAGCCTAAAACTAACAGTTCCAACACTTCACATGGTCCAAATGCACGCACAGACCCGGGGTGTTCCAGGATTCTGATTAATCTCAGGTAAGAGACCCAGTCCATTGTGCCAACATTTGGGActggcaaaacacacacactgagtggCTGTCTGAACACACTACAGTGCTCTGATGGGTCTCTGTATGTTCAAGGGTGTCAGTGTTCTTCTGGCTGTGGTCCCGTATCCATGAGCGTTTCTTCCTTTGACTGCACTTTGAGTCTGCAGACCTTATAATAGTGTGAAGGCATGTGGTCTGAAGGTCTGGCACGTCTTCACAGAAGGCTGGACGAAGAGCACGCAGTCAGACCTGGTCTGGTGAGGTGGAGCCACATGTTGGTCACGCCCAGACTGAACCACAGGACACTGAAACAAAGAGAACCGGCCGACTTGTCTAAAGACAGAGCACACGTGCTGGTATATGGCCAACCTTGATTTTAGGACATCAGGGGGTTTCTGTGCATCGCTTGTGCTTCTGAATGACTGCGCAGTCGTTGTTATCAGAGATGTCTCATGTTGCACATTTGAGTCGGGAGCATTGTTCACAGTGACCGTGGGCTACTTGGTGGATATATTCGCTGTTCAAAACCTCCAGACATTGTCTgtaagagatgagagagagagcctaaGGTTAAAACATTTGCAGTAGGAATCTCATGACACaagagggttaaaaaaaagattattttcataaacatttcataAGAATTGATTTAATTACTAAATGTATTAAAGATTGAGAAAGCACTGCATAATAACATACATATAATACATGCAGAGGGGTACTGCATTTGTGGAGAAAATTCTAGGTCTTACGATATATTTAGGGTCATATGTAACAATATGACAATATTTTACTcaagaatgttttaaaaatacgcTAGAATAGAGTCCTTGGTTCTCAGTCTGATGGTTCTCTTGGGTGAAATACCTGTCTGTGCATTCGATTCTTTATTATCTCTTTGAACAAACTACCTTGGGAGGTGCCCTTGTGCTAGACAAGGTTAGCatatctacattacattacatttatttagcagatgcttttatccaaagcgatgtacaaaagtgcatttcatggtcatggacaactacaaaacacaggttcaataagatacaatacccacttcgtacagctatttttatctatttatatatacaatagtacaacattcacattaatatATGGACTTTGTCCACGTCAAAGTGAATCCAAGCAGCTTTTTTTCCAAGTGGGAGGTCTGTTTCTAAGTAAATACAACAGCCTTCAGAGGCAAGGGAATTTAATTTCTTTGCTGTCCAAGCGTGCAAATCCACCAAGCTAACACACTATGTAAAAAGCCAAGCTAGCACACTTATATGCTATAAATAATGGTTATTGCAGCCTTTCCTCCAAATTGATCAACAGGACTCATTCTTTAGTGGATGCTTCATGGAAATGATTAGGATGCTAAATCATTGTAGTGATTAATCACGGTGTCAAAattcaagttattttttataattgattaaatatattagCTATATTAACTGTAGCATGCATAAACTGAATGGAAATTGAATTCAAGACAAAGATCTTtcaaagatttttctttttcagatcaTTTATCCACGCGTGTTCCTCCTGTGGAGTTTCAGGCAGCCGGCTACATCTTTACTGGAATGATGGTCATGAGCAGGTCTCGCTTACAATTTGaccccacaccccacagacACCTTCAATATCAGGTTCACAGACAAGCCCAATTACTGCTGTATGGCCTGGTTAAGGTCGGTTAAGCAGAGGACACGGACACCCTGTGCTAAGTGTTATGCATGGTGTTAGGAAGTAAGACTGTTACACAGGCAGGGAAAAGGCTCACGGAGAGGATTaactttcattttgaattacAGTTTTCACGGTGTTAATCTTGGTTTCAAATTAGGACCACTGGGACAGACATGAGTACACACACTCTTCCTAGCCAGGCAATGTACCCACCCCTATTCTGAGCTCAGTTGATATTAGAACAACACATATTTGGCTAAAGTTGCACCACAAAGCCGAACTACAACCTTAAACCCAAGGTGAAGCTGCCAAAACAGAGTCCAAAAAAGTCATATTGAAGCAAGGCTTTTAGACTAGGTCCTCTATGATACAGCAGACTGTCAAGTTGTCGTTGTGAAATCCCTCCAACATGCAGCCTTTTCGCTTACAGTAGATAGTACAGTACATATTCAAACACTCAAAGCTTCACTGTGGTtaaatttggtttattttgagtggaagctgcacactgtgtgtgacCTAGTGACACCACCCCTATTATTTTCTGAAGCTGGTGGTATTTTTAGGTCCACTTGGAAATGACAGGGATTAAGGCCCAGTTTCACAGATTTGAGATAAGACCTTGTGTGACCCATACTTGAGAGGAAATCACTATATTCCTCGAAATACCAGTTAAATCAGATTACATTCACATTGATTCAACAATTTAGAATCTAATGCTGTTGTGATTTTCCAGTCAGAAATCATTTGGGAAAAGCGACGTTTTAAATCATTGACAGTGCAatctagctaacattagcataCTTCAACAGTTACCTAATGTCATGACACCATCCGCACAATAATTACACGCTTTGCTCATGTCTGCAAAAAGCACAATTGTCCATAAAATAGATATCCCACACAGCgttatatttacaaatatgttGTTTCTACCGAAGCAAATGACAGCCCTGCACAACTGATAGCTACATAATCAGTCATAGCTACTTTGATAGGTGATTATATCGATAGTTCGGTAAGGCCATTAAATGATAGCTAATGACGTGGGTCCATATGTAACATTATGACCATGAAAACAGTGTTAACAAAACGCAACATTAAATGCAACGATACCAAACTCTCGGCAAGCTCCAGGAGCCTTAGCAACAAATGACAATCCTTGTTCATGACGCTAGCTAGATCAATTATATAGCTAGGCAGTTATAAAACTACAGTAGTATTTATCTCGCAGTACCAAAAATAACTGATTAATTTGGCATAAACTTTCAGAAAACTATTTAAAGTAGTTAAATTAATCTCCTTACGTTGGATCTAAGTTACAGCTAAAGATAGCTGTCAGAAGCTGGCGAgctaataaagtaaaataagtcagctgtatatata encodes:
- the LOC135255119 gene encoding transmembrane protein 138-like, which gives rise to MLQTDNYSLVLLVQLMLLTYDLLVNSFSELLWTTPVAQLVLYIIQDIGVLFNLMIVLLMLFNTYVFQVGLMSLLLERFRALLLVCLLYLALTIASHCWLMNLRWLNLNKFVWTDGLQALFFFQRMVAVLYYYLYKRAAEHLADPQLYEDSIWLRDAFARARQ